The following proteins come from a genomic window of Streptomyces sp. GS7:
- a CDS encoding DMT family transporter has protein sequence MHTTPSSALPVGRGLAYVTLAATAWGTAGASAALLYRGSGLSPVSLTFWRTVGGLLILLAVRAVRRRRTVTAAPAGTAATSPRPPETSRRRTRITDLRTAVTRTAVTRILVTGVALAVFQAAYFEAVEATGLAVGTVITMGAGPVLIAIGARLLMGERLGAGGILAVTGALAGLLILVLGGSGAATVRPAGVGYALLSAAGCAAMTLTTRRLGNQGGDADPYASTLGAFAVGALCLLPLAAAEGLWPHAHDLGRSLVLIAYIAAVPTALAYALYFAGLAAVRAATASVISLIEPVSAAAIAVLFLGERLTMATAAGTAVLLTAVAALAVTEARGVVAGARRA, from the coding sequence ATGCACACCACTCCTTCCTCCGCCCTGCCCGTGGGCCGGGGGCTCGCCTACGTCACCCTCGCCGCGACCGCCTGGGGCACCGCCGGGGCATCCGCCGCCCTCCTCTACCGCGGCAGCGGCCTCAGCCCGGTCTCGCTCACCTTCTGGCGCACCGTCGGCGGCCTGCTGATCCTGCTCGCCGTACGCGCGGTACGGCGGCGCCGCACCGTCACCGCGGCCCCCGCCGGCACGGCTGCCACCTCCCCGCGTCCCCCGGAGACGAGCCGCCGCCGCACCCGGATCACGGACCTGCGCACCGCCGTGACGCGCACCGCCGTCACCCGCATCCTGGTGACCGGCGTCGCCCTCGCCGTCTTCCAGGCCGCCTACTTCGAGGCCGTCGAAGCCACCGGACTCGCCGTCGGCACCGTCATCACCATGGGGGCCGGACCCGTCCTCATCGCCATCGGGGCACGCCTCCTCATGGGCGAACGGCTCGGCGCCGGCGGCATCCTGGCCGTCACCGGGGCACTCGCCGGCCTGCTGATCCTCGTCCTGGGCGGCAGCGGCGCCGCCACCGTCCGCCCGGCCGGCGTCGGCTACGCCCTGCTGTCCGCCGCCGGCTGTGCCGCGATGACCCTCACCACCCGCCGCCTGGGAAACCAGGGCGGCGACGCCGATCCGTACGCCTCCACGCTCGGCGCGTTCGCCGTCGGCGCACTGTGCCTGCTGCCTCTCGCGGCGGCCGAGGGGCTGTGGCCGCACGCCCATGACCTGGGCCGCAGCCTCGTCCTGATCGCCTACATCGCCGCCGTACCGACGGCCCTGGCCTACGCCCTCTACTTCGCCGGCCTCGCCGCCGTACGGGCCGCGACCGCCTCCGTGATCTCCCTCATCGAGCCGGTGTCCGCAGCGGCCATCGCCGTGCTGTTCCTCGGGGAGCGGCTCACGATGGCCACGGCCGCCGGAACGGCCGTGCTGCTGACGGCCGTTGCCGCGCTCGCCGTCACCGAGGCGCGGGGCGTCGTGGCGGGGGCGCGGCGGGCGTGA
- a CDS encoding helix-turn-helix domain-containing protein yields MGTVEHSPAITQALAEVGPRLKRLRTERGVTLSALAEATGVSKSTLSRLESGQRRPSLELLLPIAQAHQVPLDELVGAPEVGDPRVRLKPQHVHGSTVLPLTRQPGPLQAFKMVIPVSRSTPDPCTHEGYEWLYVLAGRLRLVLADHDLVLGAGEAAEFDTRLPHWFGSTGDGPVEVLSLFGRQGERMHVRAKPRSRPAGSPDR; encoded by the coding sequence ATGGGCACCGTGGAACACTCACCCGCCATCACCCAGGCCCTCGCCGAGGTCGGCCCCCGCCTCAAGCGGCTGCGTACCGAGCGCGGGGTGACCCTGTCCGCGCTCGCCGAGGCCACCGGCGTCTCCAAGAGCACCCTGTCCCGCCTGGAGTCCGGCCAGCGGCGCCCCAGTCTGGAGCTGCTGCTGCCGATCGCCCAGGCTCATCAGGTGCCGCTGGACGAGCTGGTCGGCGCCCCCGAGGTCGGTGATCCCCGCGTCCGCCTCAAGCCGCAGCATGTGCACGGGAGCACCGTGCTGCCCCTGACCCGCCAGCCCGGCCCCCTTCAGGCGTTCAAGATGGTCATCCCGGTCTCCCGCAGCACCCCGGACCCGTGCACCCACGAGGGCTATGAGTGGCTGTACGTCCTCGCGGGACGGCTGCGCCTGGTCCTGGCCGATCACGACCTGGTCCTGGGGGCGGGCGAGGCAGCCGAGTTCGACACCCGGCTGCCCCACTGGTTCGGCAGCACCGGCGACGGGCCCGTCGAGGTCCTCAGCCTCTTCGGCCGGCAGGGCGAGCGCATGCACGTACGCGCCAAGCCCCGGTCACGGCCGGCGGGTTCGCCCGACCGCTGA
- a CDS encoding NAD(P)/FAD-dependent oxidoreductase gives MDAKEAGGVGGLRGVRGVTDVVVVGAGAAGLNAALVLARARRSVAVVDAGAPRNAPAAHMHGFLSRDGMPPAALLEVGREELAWYGVQLINGQVDHVEDHGRAARAGDQGRGGGRGTSGQGMGDRPEGLVPGFTVHLAGGPALRARRVLVATGLRDELPGIPGVRERWGRDLLHCPYCHGYEVRDRPLGVLGTHPGAVAHALLLRQWSDDVVLFPHTLELTGEERERLAARGVRIAEGVVERLVAADDRLRGVELAEGRVVPRAAVFVFPRMVPRDALLTELGCERDEGGWVITDASGRTGVRGVWAAGNVADPRAQVVTAAGMGAAAAFAMNHDLVEEETERTVAAHRAGESAHSSAGSPAVSAVVGDAAIATGEVEVPAAADPTASARTGTGTGGGFGAGSGAVHGSGS, from the coding sequence ATGGACGCGAAGGAGGCGGGCGGTGTCGGCGGTCTCCGCGGTGTTCGCGGCGTCACGGACGTGGTGGTCGTCGGGGCGGGGGCTGCCGGGCTGAACGCGGCGCTGGTGCTGGCTCGGGCCCGCCGGTCGGTGGCGGTGGTGGACGCCGGGGCGCCGCGGAACGCGCCGGCCGCCCATATGCACGGCTTTCTGTCCCGCGACGGGATGCCGCCGGCGGCCCTGCTGGAGGTGGGACGGGAGGAACTCGCCTGGTACGGCGTGCAGTTGATCAACGGACAGGTCGACCACGTCGAGGACCACGGCCGGGCGGCGCGCGCCGGGGACCAGGGCCGGGGCGGCGGCCGCGGGACGTCGGGGCAGGGCATGGGGGACCGGCCGGAGGGCCTCGTTCCCGGCTTCACCGTGCATCTGGCGGGTGGCCCGGCGCTGCGGGCCCGCCGGGTGCTGGTGGCGACCGGGCTGCGCGACGAACTCCCCGGAATCCCCGGCGTACGGGAGCGGTGGGGCCGGGACCTGCTGCACTGCCCGTACTGCCACGGCTACGAGGTACGCGACCGGCCGCTCGGGGTACTGGGCACCCATCCGGGCGCGGTGGCCCATGCCCTGCTGCTGCGGCAGTGGTCGGACGATGTGGTGCTCTTCCCGCACACCCTGGAGCTGACCGGTGAGGAGCGGGAGCGGCTTGCGGCCCGCGGTGTGCGGATCGCGGAGGGTGTGGTCGAGCGCCTGGTGGCGGCGGACGACCGGCTGCGCGGCGTGGAACTCGCCGAGGGGCGGGTGGTGCCGCGCGCGGCGGTGTTCGTCTTCCCCCGGATGGTGCCGCGGGACGCCTTGCTGACGGAGCTGGGCTGTGAACGGGACGAGGGCGGATGGGTGATCACCGACGCGTCCGGCCGGACCGGCGTGCGCGGGGTGTGGGCCGCGGGGAACGTCGCCGATCCGCGGGCGCAGGTGGTGACCGCGGCCGGAATGGGGGCGGCGGCCGCGTTCGCCATGAACCACGACCTGGTGGAGGAGGAGACCGAGCGCACCGTGGCGGCCCACCGGGCGGGGGAGTCGGCGCACTCGTCGGCGGGCTCGCCGGCGGTCTCGGCTGTGGTGGGGGACGCGGCGATTGCGACCGGTGAGGTTGAGGTGCCTGCCGCGGCCGACCCGACCGCTTCGGCCCGTACCGGTACCGGTACGGGTGGGGGCTTCGGCGCGGGCTCTGGCGCGGTCCACGGCTCCGGCTCGTGA